The following nucleotide sequence is from Agromyces sp. SYSU T00194.
GGGATGCCGAGGTGCCGGGGCACGAGATTGCCGTTGGCGACCCAGGTGCCGTTGCGCCAGGCCAGGTCGGCGGAGCCTTCCGACACGTCGGCGTCCGCCGGGCCCACGTCGGCCACCGCCGGGAACACGACCGCGTCGAGGCCGAGCCCGTCCATCCACGCCTCGAGGTCGACGCGCCGGGTCTCCTCGAGGCCGCGCAGCCCGTCTTCGAGATGCGGGATGTCGGCGAGGGCGCGTCCGGGGTGCGCGGCCACGTGCGCGGGGTACTCGGCGATGTCGTCGTCGAACCCGGTGTAGCGGTCGGGCAGCGCGCCCTCGGGTTGCGGGAAGATCTGCGCGCCGTCGACGTCGGCGAGGCCGGGCAGCGCCGGGTCGCCGTTGGCGGCGAGGAAGTCGTCCCACGCCCAGGCCGACAGGTCGACGATCTCGTGGTGCAGGAACTCCGGGCTCACGAGCCCGCGCGTGCACACGGTGGGCGCGCCCGGCCGGTCGCCCTCGTAGTTCGTGACGGCGGGGAAGTCGACCTCGACGACCTCGGCGCCGGCGGCCTCGAGGTCGCGGCGCGCGGCCTGCCAGAGCTCGATCACCGACGCGCGGGTCTCGATGCGACGGCCGGTCGGGCCGCCGATGCCCGGCCGGTCGGCGGTGCCGGCCTCGGAGTCGGCGTTCACGTACATGCGCGGCACGCCGAAGCGCCGCCCCGCGAGCGCGGCGCGCGCCCCCGAGGCATCCGCCCCACCCGGCGCCAGCGCCGCGTACGACGCCGGCCGCACCTCGGAGGCGGGCGGCAGCTCCACCCACGGCTGCGCGCGCCAGAAGTCGCCGCGCGTCTCGGGGTCGTCGGCGACGATGACGTCGAGCACCGCGAGCAGGTCGGCCATGGTGCGGGTCTGGGGCACGACGACGTCCATGGTGGGCACGAGCGGCCAGTTGCCGCGCACCGAGATGACGCCGCGCGAGGGCGTGTAGGCGCAGAGCGCGTTGTTCGACGCGGGCGCGCGGCCCGACGACCAGGTCTCCTCGCCGAGTCCGAACGCGGCGAATGACGCGGCGGTCGCGGTGCCCGACCCGTTCGACGAGCCCGACGCGAACGCCGCGGTGAGGTAGTCGGCGTTGTACGGGCTCTCGGCGCGGCCGTAGACCCCGCGCTGCATGCCGCCGTTGGCCATGGGCGGCATGTTCGTCAGGCCCAGGCAGATCGCCCCGCCCGCGCGCAGCCGCGAGATCGCGAACGCGTCGTCGCCCGCCACGAGATCGGCGAACGCGGGGCTGCCCGCCGCGACGGTGAGCCCGCGCACCGCGTACGAGTCCTTGGCGGTGTACGGAATGCCGTCGAGCGGCCCGAGCACCTCGCCGCGCGCGCGGCGGGCGTCCGATGCACGCGCCTCGTCGAGCGCCTCGGGGTTCGGCACGACCACGGCGTTCAGGCGGATGCCGCCGCGATCGAAGTACGCGATGCGCGCGAGGTACGCCAGCACGAGCTGCTCGCTCGTCGCGCGGCCGTCCTCCAGCGCGGCCCGCAGGTCGGCGATGGACGCCTCGTGCACCTCGATCATCGGGCGCCTCCCTCGGTACCCGCAGCGGCTCCGCCGGCACCGCCGGCACCCACGGCCGGCTGCTGCTGCGTGATGCAGTGGATGCCCCCGCCGCGGGCCAGGATCTCCCGCGCGTCGACGGTGACGACCTCCCGCCCGGGGTACGCGTCGGCCAGGATCTCGGCTGCCGCCGCATCCGCCCGCTCCTCGCCGTAGCCGCAGGCGATGACGCCGCCGTTGACGACGAGGTGGTTCACGTAGCTGTAGTCGACGAAGCCGTGCTCGTCGCGCAGCGTCGCGGGTGCGGGCAGGTCGATGATGTCGAATCGGCGCCCCGCGGCATCCGTCTGGGTCTCGAGGAAGGCCCGCAGCTCGCGGGTGACCTCGAAGTCGGGGTGCTCGGGGTCGTTCTGGGCGTGCAGCAGCAGGCGGCCGGGCGAGGGGATCGTCGCGACCATGTCGACGTGGCCGCGGGTACCGAAGTCGTCGTAGTCGCGGGTGAGGCCGCGGGGCAGCCAGATCACCTTGGTCGCGCCGATGGTGCGCGCGAGCTCAGCCTCGACACGGGCCTTGTCGGCGTAGGGGTTGCGACCCGGGTCGAGCTGCACGGTCTCGGTGACGAGCACGGTGCCCTCGCCGTCGACGTGGATCGCACCGCCCTCGTTCACGAGCATCGACGAGACCACGGGCACGTCGACCTGCCCGGCGACGAACCGCGCGATCTCGCGGTCGTGCTCCCAGCGCGCCCAGGCGGGGGCGCCCCAGCCGTTGAAGACCCAGTCGACCGCGCCCAGCGCGCCGTCGTCGCCGAGCACGAACGTGGGGCCCATGTCGCGCATCCAGTAGTCGTCGAGCGGGGCCTCGACCTGCGCGATGTGGTCGCCCAGCATGCTGCGGGCGTGAGCGGATGCCACGGGGTCGACGACCATCGTGACCGGCTCGAACTCCGCGACGGCGTGGGCCACCGCGGTCCACGCCTCGCGGGCGCGGTCACCGTCGGCCTCGGACTCGCCGAGGGTGAGGTTGGGGCGCGGGAACGCCATCCAGGTGCGCTCGTGCGGATCGGTCTCGGCGGGCATGCGCCAGGTCATCGGGCCTCCTCGGGGCGTCGCTGTTGTTGATCATATGGTCAATACCGGCGCGGCGCACCCCTTCATCGACAACTGTCTGCCTAGACTCGTCTGCGATGACACCACCGCTTCGCCGCCGCGCCGGCCGGAAGTCGCCCGAGGCGCGGGCCGAGCAGATCCAGGCCGCGGCCCGGTCGCTCGCGCTCGACCAGGGCCTCTCGGCGCTGACCCTCCGCGGCATCGCCGCGCGCATCGACGTGACGCCCGCTCTGGTCTCGCACTACCAGCCGAACATGGACGCGCTCGTCGCCACGACGTTCGCCTCGATCGTCTCCGAGGAGATCGAGGAGGTCGCCGCGATGCTCGCCGAGCTGCCGACGCCGACCGCACGGCTGTCGGCCGCGATCGACACGCTGCTCGACGCCGAACGCGACGACGTCACCGTCGTGTGGGTCGAGGCCTGGTCGATGGGCCGTCGCAGCGACGCGCTCGCGAGCGCCATCCGCGGCGAGATGGACGCCTGGCATGACGTGCTGCGCGAGCTCGTCGAGGCCGGCGTCGCCGCGGGCGAGTTCGAGACCGACACCCCCGACGCCGTCGCGTGGCAGCTGCTGGGCATGATCGACGGCCTCAACGCGCAGGCGCTCGTGCGCTGGGGCGACCCCGGCGAGCGCGGCTCGATGATCGGCCGCGCGGTCGAGGGGATGCTCGGGCTGGCGCGTGGGGCGCTCGGCGCGGGGGCCGGCGCCGACGTGGCATCCGCCACCTGACCCCCCGGACCCGACACCCGTCGCGGGGCCGGGGTTTCGCGTAGCATTGCAGACGCACCGGGGCGCGGGCCCCGGTGTTTCGCATCGGGCGGGGCGCCCGGAGATGGGGGCACGCCATGAAGGACGCCGACGACACCGCACGCGACCACGCCGCACGCACCGATGAGGCAGCGACCGGCATGACCCGCCGTGCGCTCGCCAGGACCGCCGCCTGGTCGGTGCCCGTCGTGGCGCTCGCAACCGCGGTGCCGGCGTACGCCGCCAGCGACGGCGGTGGCGCGCCGACCCGCCCCGTGATCGTGACGGCTGACTGCGGCACGGGCGCGAACGGCTCGTTCCGCATCGACGCCGGCGTGCTCGCGGTCGGCGCGCAGATCCGGATCACGCTGAGCCACACGGGCAGCGGCTCCTTCTCGGCGACGCCGCAGTTCACGCACGCGGGAACGGGCAACGGGCCGTACATCGTCACGGGCACGGGCGCCGACTTCGACGGGGTCATCGACATCTCGTTCAGCCTCGGCAACCACGGCACCGGCACCGTCTCGATCTTCGTCGAGGGACTCGACGGCCTGGTGCTCGCCGGCGACACCACGTCGGCCCTCACGATGCGCCGCGAGGGCCTCAGCCACGTCTACCGGTGCACCCGGGTCTGACCTCGGCTCCGTAGCGAGCGGACCCGATCGGCCGGAACACTGGTGCTCGGCGGGCGTGCTCCCCTACTCTGGGCGGAGCGCCGCGGCACGGATGCCCGATGCGCAGGTTCGACGGGCACACGACGCCTCAGACGGAGGAGCCACGCATGCACGACGCAGCAGACGCACCACGCAGCACCGACGAGACGACGGGCCTCACCCGCCGCGCACTGACGCGGTCGGCCGCATGGTCGGTCCCCGCGATCGCCGTCGCGGCAACCGCGCCCGCGGTCGCTGCGTCGGCCGAGCTCCCGACCGTCGAGTTCCAGTTGTCGGTGTTCTGCAACACGGGCTTCCACCTCGACTATCGATTCAGCTCACAGCAGCCGATACCGGTCGGCGCCCAGCTCGCGTTCTCGGTGACCTCCGATGTCCCGGGAAGCCTCTTCGGCAGCCTGACCGGAATCCCCCATGACCCGACGCAGACACCCTACGTCTTGACCGGTGCCGGTGCGCCGAGGAGCCACAGCGGCGACGTCTACTCGCCGTTGCCCGACGACACCGAGGCGCAGATCACCTTCACCCTCACCGCCATCAGCGGACTTCAACTCGGCGGCAGCACGTCGGTCGTGGCGCGCATGCGCAGGGACGCATCCGGCTCGTACGAGTGTCTGGCTCCGGGCAACTCCACCTGACGCGGCGTCACAGCCGCCTCGAGCGCCGCGCCGGCGCTGCCGGTGTCGCCCGTCGCCGCTACCGTGAGGGTGTCGGGCCACCCGAGCCCGGCAGGCGAGGAGCGGCATGTTCGTACGAGACGGCCGGGTCGTCACGAGCGCCAGCGATCTCAAGAAGGCGTCGGAGTGCGAGTTCGCGTTCCTGCGCGCGCTCGACGCGAAGCTCGGCCGCTGCGCACCCGTGCCCGACCCCGAGGACGCGATGCTCGAGCGCTCGGCGCGCCTCGGCGATGCGCATGAAGACCGCCGGCTGGCCGAGTACGTCGCCGAGTTCGGCGACGGCGTCGCCCAGATCGCCCGCCCCGACACGCGCGACGCCGACCAGGTGCAGGCGGCTGTGGATGCCACCAACGACGCGTTCGCGCGCGGTGCCGACGTGGTGTTCCAGGCCACCTTCGCGACCGACGACTTCATCGGGTTCGCCGACTTCATCGTGCGCGACGCCGACGGCCGCTACCTCGTGCAGGACACCAAGCTCGCCCGCCGCGCCAAGGTCACCGCGCTGCTGCAGCTCGCCGCCTACGCCGAGCAGCTCGACCGGCTAGGCGTGCCGCGCGCCGACACCGCCGAGCTGCTGCTCGGCGACGGCACGGTCTCGAGCCACCGCATCGACGACCTCATGCCCGCGTACCGCCTCCGCCTCGCGCGCCTGCGCCAGGTGATCGACGAACGCCTCGCCGACACCGAACCGGTCGCCTGGGGCGACGAGCGCTACGCCCTCGACGGACGCTGCCCCACCTGCGACCTCGAGGTTCAGGCGCACCGCGACGTGCTGCTCGTCGCGGGCATGCGCGTCGGCCAGCGCGCGCGGCTGGCGGCAGCGGGCATCCGCACCATCGACGACCTGGCCGCCTCGCACGGCGAGGTCGAGGGCATCGGCCCGTCGGTGCTCGACGGGCTGCGCGAGCAGGCGCGGCTGCAGCTCGAGGCCGAGGCGGATGCCGGTGCAGGTGGCGCCGAGGCGGCGGGCTCCGAGGGCGGCGTCGACTCCGGGGCATCCGTGCCCGACCCCGACGCACCGCCCGCGCCGCCGCCGTTCCACGTGCGCGACGCGTCGGCGCTCGCGGCCATTCCCGAGCCCGACCCGGGCGACCTCTTCTTCGACTTCGAGGGCGACCCGCTCTACTCCGAGGGCGAGGGGTCGTGGTGGGGCATCGACTACCTGTTCGGCATGGTCGACACGGGCGAGCAGTTCACGCCGATCTGGGCGCACACCTTCGCCGAGGAGCGCCGGGCGCTCGAGGCGTTCCTCGCGTTCGTCGCCGAGCGCCGTCGTCGCCACCCCGGGCTGCACATCTACCACTACGCGAGCTACGAGCGCACGCACCTGCTCGCCATGGCGGCGCGCCACGGCGTCGGCGAGGCCGCGGTCGACCAGCTGCTGCGCGAGGGCGTGTTCGTCGACCTCTACCCCATCGTCAAGCGGGGCGTGCGCGTCGGCAGCCGGTCGTATTCGATCAAGAAGCTCGAGCCGCTGTACATGGGCGACGAGCTGCGCGAGGCCGAGGTGAAGTCGGGCGGCGACTCGATCCTCGAGTACGTGCGGGCGCGCGAGCTGCTCGCCACGGGCGACGCCGAGGCGGCGCAGGTCGTGCTGGACGACCTCGCCGACTACAACCGCTACGACTGCGTCTCGACGTTGCGCCTGCGCGACTGGCTGCTCGAGCGCGCCCGCGACGAGGGTGTCGCGCCCGCACCGCTGCCCGACGCGACCGACGCCACGGTCGAGTCGTCGCCGCTCGCGGCCGAACTGCTCGACCGCGCCGGCGACCCGCTCGCACGCGACCGCGACCCCGAGCGCACCGCGCTCGCACTCGCCGCCGCGGCGATCGACTACCACGAGCGCGAGCAGAAGAGCTTCTGGTGGGCGCACTTCTTCCGCCTCGAGCAGCCGATCGACGAGTGGGAGGACACGCGCGACGTGCTCGTCGTCGAGCCCGCCGCGTCGGCGGTGCTGCGCGACTGGTTCATGGAGGACGACTCGCGCCAGCGCAAGCCGCGTCGCCACGTGCTGCTGCGCGGGCGCATCGCCCCCGGCAGCCGGTTCTCCACCGGCGCGAAGCCCTTCGCGCTCTACGAGCCGCCCGCTCCGTTCGGCCTGCCCGGGGCACGCCCGACGACGCGCGTACCGCTCACCGTCAACGTGCTCGAGGTGCGCGACGACGGCGTGGTGATCGAGGAGATCCTGCGCGACGACGCCGAGCCGTGGCGCCTGCTCCCGAGCGCCCTCGCCCCGAGCCCGCCGCCGAACGCGGGCGCGCAGAAGGGCGCGATCGCCGAATGGGCGCGCGACCTCGTGCGCACCCTGCCCGACTGGCCGCGCAATCCGGCGGCCGACATCCTCCGGCGCGTGCCGCCGCGCACGCGCAGCGGCGGCCTGCCGACGGGCGCCGACCCGGTCGCATCCGTCACCGACGCCCTGCTCGACCTCGACGAGTCGTACCTGGCCGTGCAGGGCCCGCCCGGCACCGGCAAGACCTACGTCGGCTCGCACGTCATCGCCCGCCTCGTCGCCGAGCACCGCTGGCGCATCGGCGTCGTCGCGCAGTCGCACGCGGTCGTCGAGCACCTGCTCGACCGCGTCGTCGACGCCGGGCTCGACGCCGACCTGGTCGCCAAGGCGCCGAAGGACCCGGCTGCCCCGGAGCCGGCGTTCACCGCCATCGCCAAGAACGGGGTCGGCGAGTACACCCGCGCCCACGCGGCATCCGGCTACGTCGTCGGCGGCACCGCCTGGGACTTCGCCAACCTGGGCCGCTTCGACCGCCGCAGCCTCGACCTGCTCGTCATCGACGAGGCCGGGCAGTTCTCGCTCGCGTCGACCATCGCGGTCGGCGTCGCGGCCCGCAACCTCCTGCTGCTCGGCGACCCGCAGCAGCTGCCGCAGGTGAGCCAGGGCATCCACCCCGAGCCGGTCGACGGCTCCGCACTCGGCTGGGTCGCCGACGGGCACGACGTGCTGCCCGCCGAGTTCGGCACGTTCCTCGCCGAGAGCCGGCGCATGCACCCCGACGTCGCCGCATCCGTCTCCCGCCTGTCGTACGAGGGGGCGCTGCACTCGCACCCGGTCGCTGCGCTGCGCACCCTCGGCGGGGTCGAGCCCGGCCTGCACCCCGTGCCGATCGCGCACGCCGGCAACGCCACCGAGTCGCCGCAGGAGGCGGCCGAAGTCGTCGCGATCGTCGCATCGCTGCTCGGGCGGGCGTACACCGACGCGCACGACGGCACCGCCCCCGCCGCCGCGGCGCCCCGGCCGCTCGAGCAGGCCGACCTGATCGTCGTGACGCCCTACAACGCGCAGCTCGCCCTCGTGCGCGAGCGACTCGACGACGCCGGCTTCACCGATGTGCCCGTCGGCACGGTCGACAAGTTCCAGGGCCAGGAGGCGGTCGTCGCGATCGTCTCGCTCGCCGCGTCGAGCGCCGCGGAGGTGCCGCGCGGCATCGACTTCCTGCTCTTGAAGAACCGCCTGAACGTCGCCGTCTCGCGCGCGAAGGTCGCCGCCTACCTGCTGTACTCGCCCGGGCTGCTCGACTACCTGCCGTTCACGCCCGACGGGCTGACCCAGCTCAGCGGGTTCATCCGATTGGTCGGCCGCGAGCCCGCACCGAGCGAAGCTGGGAATACCTCACAACTCGTCGGCGTAGTCTCCTGATGTGACTTCCCCTGCACCACAGCTTCAGCCTGCCCGCGTGACCATGTACGGCGCCGAATGGTGCGGCGACTGCCGCCGCTCCAAGGCGCTGCTCGACCGCCTCGACGTCGACTACGACTACGTCGACCTCGAGGAGCAGTACGACGGCGCCGAGCGCGCGAAGGCGATCAGCGGCCGCACCAGCATCCCCGTCATCGTCTTCCCCGACGGCACGCACGTCGTCGAGCCGACCGACGCCGACCTCACCGCGAAGCTCGAGTCGCTCGACGAGGCGTCCGCGGCGTAGCATCCGCCCGGCCCCGGCACCCCCGGGTCAGGCGAGTGCAGGTCAGGCGAGCGCGGGGATGACCTCGCGCTCGAACAGCTCCAGCCCCGACCGGTCGTGGGCCGCCTCCGGGAAGTAGTGGATCGAGTACCCGAGGCCGCGCTCGCGCATGTCGTGCAGGCGCTCGACCCACTGCTCGACCGTGCCCACTCCGAACGCGTGCTCGCCGCGGTAGGCGGCCATGTACCGCTCGACCGCGTCCGCGGGCATCGCCGACGCCGCACGCGCCTCGATCGCCGCCAGCCGCTCGGCGACCTCCGCCTCGGTCTCGCCGATGACGGTGTTGTAGTTCGTGCTGCGCACGATGGCGTCGAAGTCGGTGCCGACCGCCTCGGCGTGCGCGCGCAACACCTCGCTGCGGCGGCCGAAGTCGTCGGGGTCGCCGTTGCCGAAGTTCGTGTACTGCGCGTACCGCGCCGCGATGCGGAGCGTCACCTTCTCGCCGCCGCCCGCGATCCAGAGCGGGATGCCGCCGGGCTGCAGGGGCTGCGGATGCACCAGGGCGCCCGACACCCGGTAGTACTCGCCGTCGAGGCTGGCCTCGCCCGTCGTCCACGCCTGGCGCATGAGCTCGACGCCCTCGCGCAGCATCCCGAGCCGTTCGCGCACCGGCGGGAACCCGTAGCCGTACGCCTCCCACTCGTGCTCGTACCACCCGGCACCGATGCCCATCTCGGTGCGGCCGCCCGACACGATGTCGACCGTGGCGGCGACCTTCGCGAGGTACACCGGGTTGCGGTAGCCCATGCAGGTGCACATCTGGCCGAGGCGCACCCGGTCGGTGACCGCGGCGAAGGCCGACATGAGCGTCCACGCCTCGTGCGTCGCCTCGGCGCTCGGCACGGGCACGGTGTGGAAGTGGTCGTAGACCCAGATCGACTCCCACGCGCCGCCGTCGGCGTACCGTGCGAGGCCCTGCATCACCTCCCACTGCCGAGCCGGCTCGATGCCGACCAGATCGTGCCGCCAGCCCTGAGGAACGAACATCCCGAATCGCATGGGGTCGAGCCTACGCACGTCGCCGCGCACGCCGGTGCCACCCGGAGGCCAAGGTCGGGGGCCGCCCTGATGCATCCCACCCCGCCCGGGCCTTACCGTCCGGTACATGGTGGTCTTCCGCAAGCGCTGCACGTACGACGCGGCCGACTTCGCCGCGTACGCCGTCTACACCGGCGAGCGCCGACTCGTGCACGTGACCGGATCGGGCGTGTGCCCGACCGATGGCTGGGAGTTCGCGTTCGTGGCCGACGAGACCGAGTCCGCCGGTGCGCTCGAGATCACCCTGCGCGAGCAGCGCGCGTCCGGCCACCGCGTGCGCGTGCTCACCCGCGTCTCGGTCGACGACTGGTTCGAGAGCCCCCGCGCCACCGCCGTGATCATCCGCTCCTCCGGCGGCGACCTCCGCGTCCCCATCGAGGAGCCGCATCCCGATCGCCTGCGCCCGGCCGAGCTCGACAGCGAGCCGGTGTTCCACCTGCTCTCCGAGCCGACGGGCTGACCGCACCCCCCACGAGGGCTCGGGCCGAGCGGATGCCTCCGGCTCAGCCGATCTCGTGCCCCGCGCGCATCACGCCGCCGGCGTCGACGCGGTCGCGCACCGCCGCGAGGCGTCCGGCCGCATCGCCCCAGAACTGCTCGGGCGCGCGGTTCGTCTCGGCGAAGTTGAGGTAGTCGAGTTCACCGCGCCACGGCGCGAGGCGTGCGAACAGCGCATCGAGCGCCGCGCGCACGGGCGCCGGCCCGTCGGGGAACGGCAGGCCGTTGGCGAAGCACACGAACTCGGCATCGAACCCCGCGACGACCCCGGTGGGTCCATCGGCCACGGCGGCCGCCGCCTCGGGGCGCATGGCGCCGCCCACGTGCCGCAGCTCGATGATCATGAGCCGCGTGCGGTCGCGATCGCCGAGCGCGTCGAGCGCCTCGGCGAGCGCCGCGTCGGGCAGTTCGGTCAGCAGGATGCCGTCGGAGGTCCCCGGCGTCGGCCCGGGCGGGTCCATGTGCAGGTGCAGCAGCTCGGGCACGGGTGTCGTCGCGAACGTGTCGATCTCCGGGGCGAGGGCGCGCAGGCCGTCGAGCAGCGGCGCCGCGGCCTCGGCGGGCTCCTGCACGACGCCGTCGACGACGACCACCGATCGACCCGACAGGAACGGCGGCAGCTCGGGCATCTCGGGGAAGTGCATCAGGCGGCACGCGGTCGACGCCGACGTCGGCGCCTCGGCCGTCAGGTCGCGCCATGCCGCGAACACCTCGGAGGCGCGGTCCGCCGGCCAGAGCAGCATGCCCGCGAACACGTCGGTCACCGGGAAGAGCCGGCACTCGAGCGCGGTGACGACGCCGAGTCCGCCGCCGCCGCTGCCGCGCAGCGCCCAGAACAGCTCCGGATCGGACTCCGCGTCCACGCGGCGGAACTCGCCGTCGGGCGTGACCAGCTCGACCGCGAGCACGTGGTTCGCCGCGAGCCCGTGCGAACGCGCGAACCAGCTCACGCCGCCGCCGAGGGAGTACCCGACCACGCCCACGTCGTGGGACGACCCGGCGAGCCCCGCGAGTCCGTGCTCGGCCGCTGCGGCCACGACCTTCCCCCAGGTCGCGCCGCCGCCGACCCGGGCGACGCGGGCGACCGGGTCGACCTGCACGTCGTCGAGCGACGACGTGCGCACCACGATCGTGTCGCCGAGGTCGTCGCGCTCGGCGAGCGGACCCGCGTTGTGCCCCGTCGACTGCGGGGCCACGCGCAGCCCGAGCTCGCGGGCCGTGTCGACGACGGACACGACGTCGGCGACGACGGACGGGCGCACGACGGCTGCCGGATGCAGGTCGGCGGCGAGGTTCCAGGCCTGGCGCGCCGCATCCCAGTCGGGATCGCCGGGCACCGCGAGGGTGCCGGTCAGACGGGTCCCGAGGTCGACGAGGCGCTCGGCGCGGTGGTCGCGCTGCGCGCCGCGCGCCGCGGTCGCCGGCGATCCGGGCACGGGGGTGTTCACAGGGGTGGTCCTTTCGACGCGGGACGCGTGGGATCGGTGGCGGAAGCGATCCCCCGGGGCATCCGATGTCAGGTGCAGCGGACTGCGCTGCTCACGCATCGCTCATCACACACCCGCGGGCGGTCGGCGGCATCAGGGAAGGCACCGAGCGCGGGCGCACCCGGCGCCGTGCGCGGGCGCCGGGCGCGCGGACGGCTGGAATACGCCCCGCCCGGACCGCGTTGGGCCGTGCGATGGATGCACCGCTGAACCTCTCCGTACTCGACCTCGTGCCGGTGCGATCCGGCCAGACCAGTGCGCAGGCCGTGACCGCGTCGATGGGCCTGGCGACCCTCGCCGACCGGCTCGGCTACACCCGCTACTGGTTCGCCGAGCACCACAACATGCCCGCGGTCGCCTCGACCACCCCTCCGGTGCTCATCGCCGCGGCGGCCGCGCGCACCGCGCGCATCCGCGTCGGATCGGGCGGGGTCATGCTCCCGAACCACGCGCCGCTCGTCGTCGCCGAGCAGTTCGCGGCGCTCGAGGCGCTCGCCCCCGGGCGCATCGACCTGGGCCTCGGGCGTGCGCCGGGCAGCGACGGGGTCATCACGCAGCTGCTGCGGATGTCGGGTACGACGAGCGATGTCGACCGCTTCCCCGACCACGTGGCCGACATCGCCGCGCTGCTGCAGCCCGACGGCGCGTCGCTGCGACTGTCGAGCGGACGCGAGTACGCGGTGCACGCGACGCCGGAGGCATCCGGAACCCCCGTGATCTGGCTGCTCGGCTCGAGCGACTACTCGGCGCGCCTCGCTGCCGAGCACGGGCTCCCCTACGTCTTCGCGTACCACTTCGCCGGCGACGGCATCGAGGCGGCGCTCGAGCTGTACCGGTCGGGGTACCGGCCCAGCGCGGCGCACCCGGAGCCGCGCACCTTCCTGACGCTGAACGCCGCGGTGGCCTCGACCGACGAGGAGGCCATGGCGCGGGCGCTCCCGCAGCTGCGCGGCATGGCGCGCATCCGCACGGGGCGGCCGCTGCAGGCGCTCGAGACGGTGGAGCAGGCGGCGGCCGCGGCGAGCGACGCGATGACCGACGAGGTCGTCGCGGGCATGCGCCGGCGCTGGGTGATCGGCGCGG
It contains:
- a CDS encoding FAD-binding oxidoreductase, encoding MNTPVPGSPATAARGAQRDHRAERLVDLGTRLTGTLAVPGDPDWDAARQAWNLAADLHPAAVVRPSVVADVVSVVDTARELGLRVAPQSTGHNAGPLAERDDLGDTIVVRTSSLDDVQVDPVARVARVGGGATWGKVVAAAAEHGLAGLAGSSHDVGVVGYSLGGGVSWFARSHGLAANHVLAVELVTPDGEFRRVDAESDPELFWALRGSGGGGLGVVTALECRLFPVTDVFAGMLLWPADRASEVFAAWRDLTAEAPTSASTACRLMHFPEMPELPPFLSGRSVVVVDGVVQEPAEAAAPLLDGLRALAPEIDTFATTPVPELLHLHMDPPGPTPGTSDGILLTELPDAALAEALDALGDRDRTRLMIIELRHVGGAMRPEAAAAVADGPTGVVAGFDAEFVCFANGLPFPDGPAPVRAALDALFARLAPWRGELDYLNFAETNRAPEQFWGDAAGRLAAVRDRVDAGGVMRAGHEIG
- a CDS encoding LLM class flavin-dependent oxidoreductase, which codes for MDAPLNLSVLDLVPVRSGQTSAQAVTASMGLATLADRLGYTRYWFAEHHNMPAVASTTPPVLIAAAAARTARIRVGSGGVMLPNHAPLVVAEQFAALEALAPGRIDLGLGRAPGSDGVITQLLRMSGTTSDVDRFPDHVADIAALLQPDGASLRLSSGREYAVHATPEASGTPVIWLLGSSDYSARLAAEHGLPYVFAYHFAGDGIEAALELYRSGYRPSAAHPEPRTFLTLNAAVASTDEEAMARALPQLRGMARIRTGRPLQALETVEQAAAAASDAMTDEVVAGMRRRWVIGAAANAAAEVRRLAARYGVDEVMVSPVAGAYDDEPADAAPGRERTLELLAGELLGAPA